ACAGTTGCCGCCGGACGACCATGTGTTCGTCCACGATATTCCGCTGGCCGGCCGATCCGGCAGACCCGGCAAACCGATGTCGCTGCTCGACAGCCGCTGGGAATTGTCGCGCGGGAGCAAGCTCGGCACCTTCAACATCCGTGGCTACCGGCCGGTGTACGTACTGCCGATCTTCGTCACCAGCAACCAGAACAATCGCCCGACCAGCCCCAACCCGAACAACACGGTGCGTACGGCGCAGCAGTTGCAGAACATCGAAATGAAATTCCAGCTCAGCCTGAAGACCAAGATCTGGCAGGGCGTGTTCGGCGACAAGGGCGACCTATGGGTGGGCTATACACAGTCATCGCGCTGGCAGGCCTACAACGCCAGGATCTCGCGCCCGTTCCGCGAAACCGACTATCAGCCCGAAGCGATCCTGGTGTTCGGCACGCACTATCACCTGCTGGGCTGGGAAGGCCGGATGTTCGGTATTGGCCTGAACCACCAGTCCAATGGGCGCGCCGACCCGCTGTCGCGCAGCTGGAATCGCGTGATCGCCGACTTCGGCTTCGAACGCGACGGCTGGACGCTGATGATCCGTCCCTGGTGGCGTATTCCCGAGGCACGCAAGGACGACAACAACCCCGACATCAGCAACTACGTGGGCCGCGCCGACATGCAACTGGTGCATGAATGGCACGGCCAGGAATTCGGCCTGATGGTGCGCCACTCGCTGCGTGGGGGTAGCCGCAGCCATGGCGCCGCCCGGTTTACCTGGAGCTTTCCGCTGGCCGGCAACGTGCGCGGCTACATGCAGGTATTCAAGGGCTACGGCGAGAGCCTGATCGACTACAACCACAACGCCACCTATCTGGGCCTGGGCATCTCGCTGCTCGACTGGTACTGAACGATCGATCGCCGGAAACGACGAAGGCCCGGGGTATCCCGGGCCTTCGCGCATGCAACCGAAGTGGCAATGCTCAGTGCTGGTGGCCGCCGGCACCGTGCACGTGGCCGTGGGACAGTTCCTCTTCGGTGGCCTCGCGCACTTCGACCACCTCGATGGCGAAGTGCAGCGTCTTGCCGGCCAGCGGATGGTTGCCGTCGATGTGCACGGTCTCGTCCTCGACCTTGGTCACGGTGACGTTGAAGACGCCCTGCGGCCCCTGGCCCTGGAACTGCATGCCCGGCTGGATGTTGTCCACGCCCTGGAAAGCGCTGCGCGGCACGGCCTGGATCAGCTCCGGCTGGTGCTCGCCATAGCCTTCGGCGGGCGCCACATCGACATTGAACTTGTCGCCGACCTGGTGGCCTTCCATCGCCTTTTCCAGGCCCGGCACGATCTGCCCCTGGCCATGCATGTAGGGCAGCGGCTCGCGCCCGGCGGAGCTGTCGACGACCTGGCCGGCATCGTCGGTCAAGGTGTAATGGAAGGAGGCGACGGTGCGCGGTGCGATCTGCATCGTGGGAAATTCCGGTAACGTGTGAATGGACCGGTTCTGCGCCGGTACGAACGAACAGCCTAACAGATCGGCGCCACGCCTTCCCGGAGCAGCCGCGCCGCCAAGCCAGAATGCACCACCCACCGGAACCCCGAAGACATGGCAACCCTGCTGGCCGACTGGCGCCACGGCCCGACCCATCGACACGTCTGGGCACTGGCCACGCCGATGATCCTGTCCAACCTGTCTGTTCCGCTGGTGACGCTGGTGGACAGCACGGTGGCCGGCCACCTGCCGCACACCAGCGACCTTGCGGCCGTTGCGGTGGGCAGTGCCATCTACACCCTGCCGGTATGGTGCATGGGCTTCCTGCGCATGGGCACGACCGGCTTTGCCGCGCAGGCGCACGGCAGCGGCAGCGGAACGGCGCTGCGCACGATCCTGGCGCAGGCGCTGCTGCTGGCGGCAGTCATGGGCCTCTTAGCGGGCACGCTGATGTGGCCGGTACTGCCATGGTTAATCGCGCAGATGCACCCGTCCGCCGCCCTGGGCAGCCTGGGCCTGCAGTACCTGCACCTGCGGCTGTTCGGCCTGCCTGCGGCGATGCTGAACTATGCGCTGGCAGGCTGGTTCATCGGCAAGCACGACACACGTTCCGCACTGTATCTGCTGCTGGTGACCAACCTGGTCAACATCGCACTGAACCTGCTGCTGGTGCCGGGACTGAAGATGGGGGTGCCGGGCATCGCATGCGCATCGGTCGGCGGCGTGTGGTGTGGCTCCCTGTTCGGCCTGAACCGCGCGCGCGGCATGTTGCGCAACCTGGGCGGCCGGGCCGACTGGCAGGCGATGCGCAAGTGGACGCACTGGCGGCCGCTGCTGCTGGTCAACCGCGACATCTTCCTGCGCACGCTGGCGCTGGTTGCGGTGTTCTTCTCGATGTCACTGCTCGGCACGCGGCTGGGCGATGCCGTGGTCGCAGCGAACACGCTACTGCTGAACGGGCTGATGGTGACCGCCTTCGGGCTGGACGGCTTCGCCAACGCGATCGAGGCGCTGACCGGTCACGCCATCGGCGCCCGGGATACCGCCAGTCTGCACCGGGCACTGGTCGTGGCGGGCGGATGGTCCTTGCTGGGAAGCCTCGGCTTCGCGCTGTTCTTTACATGCTTCGGCCACCTGTTCGTGGATCTGCAGACCAGCCTGCCGGCCGTGCGCCGGATCGCCTACCGCGCCCTGCCCTGGCTGGCGATCCTTCCGCTGGTCGGCGTGTGGAGCTACCTGCTCGATGGCCTTTTCGTGGGCGCCACCCGCGCCCGCGAAATGCGCAACGGCATGCTGCTGTCGGCGCTGCTTTTCGGGCTGCTTGCATGGGCCTGCCGCGACTGGGGCAACAACGGGTTATGGCTCGCCTTCGTGGCCTTCATGGCCATGCGCGGGGCCAGCCTCGGTTTCATGGCATGGCGACTGCGACACCGTGGCGCATGGATCGCCAGCCCGGCAACTGGCTGAGCATGGCACCGCTGCGGGATACTCGTCGGATGAAGCAGACCCCGCCGACGCGCCCTGGCGCCCACCTCGCCGCCCTTGTCCTCGCCACGTTCGCCCTCCTTCTGCCCACTGGAACGTTCGCGCAGGCCCCGCCGGCACCGGCTGCGCATTCGATCGCCGCGCTGGGCGGGCAGATCGACGCGATCATCCACCAGGCGCGTTTCGCCGGTGCCGCCTGGGGCATCAAGGTAGTGTCGCTGGACAGCGGCGACACGCTGTACAGCTATCGTCCCGACCACCTGCTGCTGCCTGCGTCCACGGCGAAGCTATACACCGCCGCGCTGAGCCTCGACACGGTCGGCGCCAATTACCGCATTCCCACCCGCCTGCTGGGTACCGGACCGATCAGGCAAGGCACCCTGGAAGGACCGCTGGTGCTGTACGGCATGGGCGACCCGTCGCTCGGCGCAACCGATGCCACCGCCGACTGGGCCGACCAGCTTGCCCGTCAGCTGATCGCGCGCGGCATCCGTCGCATCCGCGGCAACCTGATCGCCGACGCCCGCTATTTCACCGGCCCGCGCCTCGGCCCTGGCTGGGAAGCCAGCGACCTGCAGAACTGGTACGCCGCGCCCGCCTCGGCACTCACGGTCGACGAAAACACCATGACGGCCACCGTGCATCCGGCGAACCGCCCCGGCTGGCCCACCCGCGTCACGCTCGACCCCGCGGACGGGGTGGGTACGCTGCGCAACACGATGCACACCGGTGCCACGCACTCGCCCGCGAACATCAATCTCTACCGCGCCCCGAACTCGCCCACGCTGTATGCCTTCGGCAGCGCGCCCGCGGGCTCGCCAGTGCAGCACTACCGGCTGGCCATCAACGATCCGCTGCGGTTTGCCGGCGCACAACTACAGCGGGCGCTCGCTCAGCACGGCATCAAGCTGTTAGGTCATGTACGCACGCTGCGCTGGCCGCAACAGGACACGGACTTGCTGGCACACGCACAACTGCTGGGCGAAGTGCTGTCGCCGCCGCTGATCGACGTGCTTCGCAGCGGCCTGAAACGCTCGCAGAACCTGTATCTGCAGAACCTGTTGCAGATCGCGGGCGTGCGCGCACAGGCTGCCGCCACATCGGACCCGCCGCCGACAACGTTTATGAGCAGCACCGACTGGGGCCTGCATGCGCTACAGGCGCTGCTCAAGCGGATCGGTATCGCACCGTCGGAAGCCCTGCTCGAAGAAGGTACGGGACTCTCGCGGCAGGACCTCACCACGCCGGCCGCGCTGGTGCGCCTGCTTCAATACCTGGCTGCGCAGCCGTATGCCGACCAACTACGCAATGCGCTGCCGATCGCCGGCGTCGACGGTACCCTGAAGTGGCGCATGCGTGATACGCCCGCCGCGGGCAATGTGCATGCAAAGACGGGCAGCATGACCTACGTGGACTGCCTGGCCGGCTATGTCACCACCGCCGGCGGAGAGCATCTGGCCTTCGCCATCATGCTCAACCACTACCACCGACCCGACAGTGCTCCGCCGGCCGGACGTGACATCGATGCCATCGCCGAACTGCTGGCGACCCTGCAGGGCCGGAGCTGAACCCGGCCATCGGCCGGGCAGGCGCTCAACTTGCGGGCAGGTCGCGGGCGATCTTCGCGGGCGTATCGGTCGGCGCGTAACGCTTGCGCACCTGTCCGTCCGGGCCGATCAGGAACTTGGTGAAGTTCCACTTGATCGCCTCGCTGCCTAGGATGCCCTTGCCCTCGTGCTTCAGCCACTTGTAGAGCGGATGCGCCACCTCACCGTTCACCTCGATCTTGGCAAACATCGGAAAACTGACGTCGTAGCGGGTGCTGCAGAAGCTGCGGATCTCCGCTTCGTCACCCGGTTCCTGGTGGCCGAACTGGTCGCAGGGAAAGCCCAGCACGGTGACGCCGCGGTCGCGATGCTCGCGCCACAACGCCTCCAGTCCCTCGTATTGCGGGGTGAAACCGCATTTCGAGGCCACGTTGACGATAAGCAGGGTGCGCCCACGCCATTCGGCTAGCGGGCGTTCGTTTCCGTCGATGTCACGTGCGCTGAAATCGTAGACACTGGTCATGGCGTGGCCTGATCGGGCATGAGGGGAAAACTGGACGTATGGAAGTCTACGCCAGCGGCTAGAATACCGTCCCGCCTCCAGTCCCGACCGCCGTGATCCGTTTCCTCGACGTCCACAAGTCCTACCACGTCGATGGCCGTGACGTTCCGGCCCTCGCTCCCTTCAGCCTCGATATCGACGACGGCGAGGTGTTCGGCATCATCGGGCACTCGGGCGCCGGCAAATCTACCCTGCTGCGCATGATCAACCTGCTGGAACGGCCCAGCGGTGGCCGCGTGCTGGTCGGCGATCTGGATATGACCGCACTGGACGACACCGCACTGCGCATGCAGCGCCAGCGCATCGGCATGATCTTCCAGCACTTCAACCTGCTCGACTCGCAGACGGTAGCGGACAACGTGGCCTTCCCGCTGAAGCTCGCCGGCCAGCACGACACGTCCACGATCCGCGCACGCGTCGATGAACTGCTGGCACGGGTCGGCCTGAGCGGGCACGCCGACAAATACCCGTCGCAATTATCCGGCGGCCAGAAGCAGCGCGTCGGCATTGCCCGCGCCCTGGCCAACCGCCCGTCGATCCTGCTCTGCGACGAGGCGACCAGCGCGCTCGACCCGCAGACCACCGGCGACGTGCTGGAGCTGCTGGCCGAGATCAATCGCGAACTCAGGCTCACCGTCGTGCTGATCACCCACGAGATGGATGTGGTCCGCCGCATCTGCGACCGCGTAGCGGTGCTGGACAGCGGACACATGGTGGAACTGGGCGCGGTAGCCGACGTGTTCCTGCACCCGCAGCACCCGACCACACGGCGCTTCGTGGAAGAAGCGCTGCCCGAGGAAAGCGCCGCGGAACAGGCGCCGTATGCGCAGGTGAGCGGACGCATCCTGCGCCTGAGCTTCCGCGGCGAGGCCACGTGGACACCCTCGCTGAGCCGAGTCATGCGCGAAACCGGGGTGGATTTCAACATCCTTGCCGGCCGCATCGACCGTATCAAGCACCTGCCCTACGGCCAGCTCACACTGGCACTCGAAGGCGCCAACGTGGACGCCGCACTGCAGGCGCTGCGCGGTGCCGGCATCGAGATCGAGGAGATGACGCGATGACCGCCGCACCATTGCTGCACGCCCTGTTCCCCAACATCGACGACTGGGGCGAAATCGGCCAGGGCTGCGTCGACACCCTGCTCATGCTGGGCGGTTCGCTGGCGCTTACCGTGCTGATCGGCCTTCCGCTCGGGGTTCTGCTATACCTCACCGCACGCGGCCAGTTGCGCGCCATGCCGAGGCTTTATGGGCTCACCGCGCTGATCGTGAACGTGCTGCGCTCGATCCCCTTCATCATCCTGATGATCGTGCTGATGCCGGTCACCTATTTTCTCGTCGGCACCCGCCTCGGCATCCGCGGCGCGATTCCACCGTTGGTGATCGGCGCCGCGCCGTTCTTCGCCCGGCTGGTGGAGACCTCTCTGCGCGAGGTGCAGCCCGGCGTGATCGAGGCGGCACAAGCCATGGGTGCCAGCACCTGGCAGATCGTGCGACGCGTACTGCTGCCCGAGGCCCGCTCCGGTATCGCCGCCGCGATCACCGTAACCGCCATCGCACTGGTCGGCTACACCGCGATGGGTGGCGCGATCGGCGCCGGCGGTCTTGGCGATCTGGCCTATCGATATGGCTACCTGAGCTACAAGTCGGACTACATGGTGGTGACCGTATTCCTGCTGATCGTTCTGGTACAAGCGCTCCAGGTCATCGGCGAGCGTATCGTGACGAGGCTTTCCAGGCACTGACAGGCGTTTTGCACATGGCCGTATGGACGGCTATCCTTGTGCGCCGCAAAGAGACTCACGCCATGAAACTGCTGCTTGCCGCCGTCGTCGCCACGCTGGCCCTGTTGCTGCTGGCCGGCTGCGCGTCGCATGACGACGAAGACCCGCACACGCTCACCGTGGCCGCCACCGCCATCCCGCATGCCGAGATCCTGCAGCAGGTCAAGCCGATCCTGGCGAAGGAAGGCGTGAAGCTGAAGATCAAGGTCTTCGCCGATTACGTTCAACCCAACCTGCTGGTTGCCGAAAAAGCCATCGATCTCAACTACTTCCAGACCCGCCCGTATCTGGATGCCTTCAACCGCGAGCACGGCACGCATCTGGTGACCATCGTGGGCGTGCACATCGAGCCGTTCGGCGCCTACTCGCGCAAATACAAGAACATCGGCCAGCTTCCCGATGGCGCCAGCGTGGCCTTGCCGAACGACCCGAGCAATGAGGGCCGTGCCCTGCTGCTGCTGGCCCACAACGGCCTGATCACGCTGAAGAACCCCAAGGACCAGCTGTCCTCGCTGCAGGACATCGTGGCGAACCCCAAGCACCTCCGGTTCAAGGAGCTGGAGGCCGCCATGCTTCCGCGCACCCTGGACGAAGTGGATCTGGCGCTGATCAACACCAACTACGCGCTGGCCGCCGGCCTCGATCCGCAGAAGGACGCGCTGCTGATCGAGAACAAGGATTCGCCGTACGTGAACTACCTGGTCGGCCGCCCCGATGAAGTTAACGATCCACGCGTGCAGAAACTGGCGAAGGCCTTGACCAGCCCGGCCATCAAGGCCTTCATCGAGAAGAAGTATCACGGCGCCGTGCTGCCGGCATTCTGACCTTCTTCAACCGCAGCACGCCCGGTCCTCGTTCGACGGACCGGAATCCGTGACCACGGCGCCGCGCAAGCGGCGCCTGCACGTCAGCCTTGCCCGGTCAGCCCTGCGAGGCGGGAATCTCGAACACCTGACGCAGATAGGTCACGTAGGCCTCGTCGTCGCACATGTTCTTGCCGGGCGAATCGCTGAGCTTGGCCACCGGCTGCCCGTTGCAGCGGACCATCTTGATGACGATGTTGAGCGGTTCCGGCCCCACGTCGTTGCTGAGATTGGTACCGACACCGAAGGCCAGCAGACAGCGACCACGGAAGTGTTCGTATAGCTGCATCACCTTGGGAATATCCAGTCCATCGCTGAAGACCAGCACCTTGCTGCGGGGATCGACGCGGTTGGCACGGTAGTGCGCGATCATCCGCTCGCCCCAGGCGAACGGGTCGCCCGAGTCGTGCCGGGCACCGTCGAACAGCTTGCAGAAGTACATGTCGAAGTCGCGCAGGAACGCCTCAAGTCCATACACATCGGACAGCGCGATGCCGAGATCGCCGCGGTACTCCCTGGCCCAGGTTTCCAGCGCCGCCACCATCGAGTCGCGCAGGCGTGGACCCAGCGCCTGGTGCGCCTGCAGATACTCGTGGGCCAGGGTGCCCAGCGGAGTCATGCCCAGGCGCTTGGCGAACCACACGTTGCTGGTGCCGGCCAGCTGCCTGCCCAGGCCATCGCGCAGCGCGACCAACACCTCTTCATGCCAGTCGCGCGAGAAGCGCCGGCGCGTGCCGTAATCGGCGATGTGGCAATGCTCGAAGTCCGGCGTCTCGTGCAGCATCGCCACCTTTTCGTGCAGGCGTCGGCGTCCTTCGGCAAGGTCCAGTCCTGGCTGGGTGTTGCGGAAATACACCTCGTTGACGATCGCCAGCAGCGGGACCTCGAACAAAATGGTATGCAGCCATGGCCCACGGACATGGATATCGATCTCGCCGTTGCCGGCCGCGGCCGGCTCGATCGTCACGTACTTGCTGTTGAGCTTGAACAGGCCCAGAAAGTCGACAAAGTCGCTCTTGATGAAGCGCATCTCGCGCAGATAGTCCAGCTCCTCGGCGGTGAAGCGCAGCTCGCACAGCGCGGCCAGTTCGGCCCGGATCTCATCGATATAGGGCACCAGGTCGATGCCCGGATTGCGGCACTTGAAGCGGTACTCGACCTGGGCGGCCGGGTAATGGTGCAGCACCACCTGCATCATCGAGAATTTGTAGAGATCGGTATCCAGCAGGGATTCGATGATCATGGGTCGTCCATCGTTCGCGGGGAATCGCCGTGCAGCAGACCTGGGGAGCGCGGCGGCAGGCCTGATTATGCCCGGCCCGGAGCGGTGGCGATCCATCGATGCCCGCCTACGGGCTGCCGGCAGGCATAAAAAAACCCCGCGAGCCAGGGGATGGACGCGCGGGGCTTGTCAGGTCGACGGCCTTGGGGAGGTTTGGCCGACCCCTCGGCGGCACGATGTACTGTGCCGCCTCTTGTCGCCATCACGGCGATACGTGTGCTTAGTGTGGCCGCCACGGGGAAAGTTCAAGGGCAGCGTTTATCCTCCAGACAGCCTGGCAGGCAACCGCCTCCCCGGCTCTACAATCGTTTCATTTCGCCGGAGAACACCATGCCGATGCGCTGGACCGCCTGCCTGATCGCGCTATGCCTTGCCCTGCCCGTCCATGCCGCAGACCTGAAGATCGACCTCGGGCACGGCAGCACCGTCTACAGCACCGCCCAGCTGCTCGCCCGGCCCGACGCACGCACGGTCGCCATTCCGCACGATGTCGCCTACGGCCGCGCCATGCGCTACCGCGCGATCCCCCTGCGGGATCTGCTGCCCGGCATCGCCCCCGGTGACCACCTTCAATTCGTCGCCGCCGACGGCTTCATTGCGGAGATACCTGCCGCCGTTCTCCTGAATCGGCAGGGCGCCCACCCCTGGCTGGCCGTGGAGGACCCCGCGCATGCCTGGCCCGACATGCCCCACGAAGACCAGAGTCCGGCGCCGCTCTACCTGGTGTGGACACACCCCGAAGCCGCCCACATCAGCTCGGAGCAGTGGCCCTACCGGCTGGTCGAGATCCGCCTGACCCGCAGCGTCGACCGCCGCTTCCCGGCGATCGTGCCCAGCCCGACACTGCCCGCCGGCAGCCCGGTTCGGCGGGGATTCGCGGTATTCAAGCGCACCTGCTTCGCCTGCCACACGCTCAACGGCGAAGGCCACGCCACGCTGGGGCCGGATCTCAACATTCCGTACAACCCCACCGAATACCTGCACCCCGACCTGCTACGCGCTTTCATCCGCAATCCGCAGTCGCTGCACCGCTGGCCCACAGCCAAGATGCACGGATTCCCCACGCAGGACGACATGTCCGATGCCGACCTGAACGCGGTCATCGCGTATCTCAGGTACATGGCAAAGCACAAGGTGAAGCACTGAGGCTTCAGGAGTGTACGTGTGACGTCTCCGCCAGTGTCTGGAGGGTCGAATCACGCTCTGCCTTGCGCTCATGGGCCAATGCCCGGACCCGCTGGTAGAACGCCGGCCACTGCCCATGGCTGGCCCGGAACAACACCGCGAAGGCAGGCGTCCACTGGTCATACAGGCCGAACGGCAACAGGCGCGCATTGTTGATCGGCCGCGCCACCCAGGCGTCATAGCGGTGGTCGCCCGGCCAATGCGTGTGGCGCCATGCCTTGTAGCGCTGACGGAAGGCTTCGATCTCGCGGTGCTTGCCGGCTGCCATGGCCTCCTCGTCCACGCCACTGGCATACAACGCCTTCAGACGATCGCGCAGCCCCAGTACCAGCCGGGTGAAACCGTCGGCCATCTGCCGAGCCTTGCCGTCGTCCGGAGGCAGGCCGCGCGCGGCACGCCATTCGCGCAGCCCCTCGGTCTGCACGAAGGTGGCGAACGATTCATTGAATGCGGTATCGCCCTTCACGTAGATCAGCTGGTGCGCCAGCTCGTGGAAGATGGTGCTGGCCAGATCGTCGTCGTCCCATTCCATCATGCTGGACAGGATCGGATCGGCAAACCAGCCCAGCGTGGAGTACGCCGGCACCCCGCCCACGTAGACGTCATCGCCGCGCTTGCGCAGCCGCGCAGCGTCGGCCTCGGCCCTCGCTTCGCTGAACCAGCCTCGATACGCCACGCAGCCGGCAAACGGGAAACACTGCGGGACGGCCTGGACCGAGAAACGTGGTGTGGCGAACACGTTCCACACCACATAAGGGCGATCCAGGGCCACGTAATAGGTATAGCTGCGGTTATGCGGCAAGCCCAGCCGCTGCCAGGCGAAGCGCCTTGCCTGCTGGGCAAGGCGCAGTCGTACCGCCAGTGCGGGTGACGTGGAAGGGTCGCGCAACACCTTGGCGATGCTGCGGCGATGCAGCAGCAGCTCACCCTCGCCATGCGTCACATGGGCGTAGTAACGCAGATTCGCGCAGGCCGACAGCAGGCACATCAACGCAATACCGAACAGCCACTTCGGAAACGGACCGCGACGCGGCAGATTCCACCGCCCCCTCATGCAGGCGCGAGGCCTCCCGCACACCCCACGGAATCAGTGATGACGGTGGTCATCGTGCCCCGAGTGACCGCGTGATCGACGGTCATGGCCACCGTCACCATGGTAGCCCCCCCGCTGCGCCGGGCGACCATGCCAGCCGCCATGATCACGGTCGCGATGGTAGTCGCCGCCGTAGCGCGGCCGGCTGTACCAGACTCCACCCACGGTGATACCCGGAGCCACGCAGCAGCCATAGCCATAACCACCATATCCGTAGTAGTACGGCGAGGCGTAATAGCTGTCGTTGTAGATCACCGCGGGACCGCGGCCGTAGTAGGCGCCACCCTGGTAGCCGTTGCTGCGTACATAACTGTAGCCGGGGGCCACGTAGCAGCCCGACAGCAATGCCGTCGCAGCGAGGATGGAAGCAATAGCCAGCAGACGTTTCATGGCAGTCCTCCATGGAAATATGGATCCAAGCTGACAGCACCCGCTTGAACTGGCACTGAGTCCCAAGAATCCACAAACAGGCTCCCTGTCCTGCCCATACGACTCAAGCCCCTTCGCACCACGCAACGTTCCGGTCGACACGCTACCTGTTCAGCGCTTGCCGCGTTTCGTGCCCTTGTCTGGTGCATGGGCCGCTGCCGCAGTGCCTGGCGCCTTGCTGGTCGTAGCGGCGGACGAATCGCGACGCATGCGCCGACGCTTGGCATCCAGCAGCGCCTGGATCTGCGCCACCGCCTCTTCCTGGGTGATATGTGGCACCGGTGCCGGAGCCGGTGATGTCGATACGTCGGCCGCGGACCGGGCAACCGTCTTGCGACCCAGCCCCGTCGTGCGGACAGCGGCCTTCTTCGTCACCGACTTTCTCGGCGGCGCTTTCTTTACGGCAAGCTTCCTGGCGGCAGGCTTTGCGGGTGCGGCTTTCTTCGCGGTGGGCTTTTGCGACGACGCCTTCTTGGCGGTGCTCGCAGCTGTCCCGGCCTTGTGGGCCGCTGACTTTCTGGCGGTGGATTTGGCTGCGGCCCGTTTGCCCGTGGCAGATGTCTTGGCTGCCGGGGGCGCTGCAGCGACCTTCCTGGTTGCCGCTTTTTTCGCAGGTGCTCCCGCGACCTTCCTGGAAGTCGTTCGGGAGACGGAAGTTCCGGCCGAGGATTTCTTCGCGGCCGACTTGCGGGTCGTTGCCATGCGTTCGTACTCCTTCGGTTGCCAATACCCCAGTATGGACACGCCCATCATGACCCGGACGTGAGCATGCCGCCCGTGTCAGAAGTGAGGCTGCGCCAGTTCGCCGAGAAAATGCGGCAGCACTTGCGGATTCACCAGCAAGGTGAACACCACGCCGTAAGCGGCGCCCCACAGATGTGCACTGTGATTGATGCTATCCCGTCCGCGCCGATCCATGTAGATGGAATAAGCCGTATACAGCACGGCATAGATGATCGCCGGCATCGGAATCACCAGCACGATGATCTGCGACCAGGGCGCCAGCAGGATGTAACCGAACAATACCGCCGACACGGCGCCCGAGGCACCGAGGCTGTGGTAGTTCGAGTTATTCCGGTTCTTGAGATACGTCGGCAGTATCGAAACCAGCAAGCCGCCGAGGTAGAACAGGGCGAACCCGAACATGCTGCCTATCGACCCGTCATAGAACGGCGCCATGTCACGACCGAAGAAGTACAGCGTCAGCATGTTGAACAGCAGATGGGTGCCGTCCGCATGCACCAGACCGTAGGTCAGCAGGCGGTAGTACTCGCGCTTGCGGGACACTGCCGGCGGCCAGAGGATCAGGTCGTCCATCACCTTGCGGTTGTTGAAGGCGATGAACGAGACAATGCAGGTGCCCGCGAGAATCAGGATCAACACAAGCGACATATGGCAATTCCGACCTTGAACATGAATCCTCCCATCTTCGCGTTCACGCGTGTGCTTGTCGACCGTTAGAATGCGCGCTCCCCATGCGGCCACGGCCGCCCGTCGAGCTCATGAATCCCATTCGTTACCTGCACCTGGACGTCTTCGCCGCACATCGTGGCGTCGGCAACCACCTTGGTGTGGTCACCGACGCGCGCGGCTGGAGCGACGCGCAGATGCAGCGCTTCGCGCGCTGGACCAACCTAGTCGAGACCACGTTCCTGTTGCCGCCATCCGCCCCCGGAGCCAGCTACCGCGTGCGGATATTCACCCCGCACAAGGAAATCCCCTTCGCCGGACACCCCAGCATCGGCAGCGCACACGCCGTGCTGGAGTGCGGGCTGGCTGCGCCGGTCGAGGGCCTGCTGTGGCAGGAGTGCGGCGCCGGCG
This window of the Dyella sp. A6 genome carries:
- a CDS encoding methionine ABC transporter permease; translation: MTAAPLLHALFPNIDDWGEIGQGCVDTLLMLGGSLALTVLIGLPLGVLLYLTARGQLRAMPRLYGLTALIVNVLRSIPFIILMIVLMPVTYFLVGTRLGIRGAIPPLVIGAAPFFARLVETSLREVQPGVIEAAQAMGASTWQIVRRVLLPEARSGIAAAITVTAIALVGYTAMGGAIGAGGLGDLAYRYGYLSYKSDYMVVTVFLLIVLVQALQVIGERIVTRLSRH
- a CDS encoding phospholipase A, with the translated sequence MKKQPTAVAAALVASLLSLPGHAQNPDPMDIRACTAIENDAQRLACYDKATGRDQLPAARKRQSGPVPQLPPDDHVFVHDIPLAGRSGRPGKPMSLLDSRWELSRGSKLGTFNIRGYRPVYVLPIFVTSNQNNRPTSPNPNNTVRTAQQLQNIEMKFQLSLKTKIWQGVFGDKGDLWVGYTQSSRWQAYNARISRPFRETDYQPEAILVFGTHYHLLGWEGRMFGIGLNHQSNGRADPLSRSWNRVIADFGFERDGWTLMIRPWWRIPEARKDDNNPDISNYVGRADMQLVHEWHGQEFGLMVRHSLRGGSRSHGAARFTWSFPLAGNVRGYMQVFKGYGESLIDYNHNATYLGLGISLLDWY
- a CDS encoding MATE family efflux transporter; the protein is MATLLADWRHGPTHRHVWALATPMILSNLSVPLVTLVDSTVAGHLPHTSDLAAVAVGSAIYTLPVWCMGFLRMGTTGFAAQAHGSGSGTALRTILAQALLLAAVMGLLAGTLMWPVLPWLIAQMHPSAALGSLGLQYLHLRLFGLPAAMLNYALAGWFIGKHDTRSALYLLLVTNLVNIALNLLLVPGLKMGVPGIACASVGGVWCGSLFGLNRARGMLRNLGGRADWQAMRKWTHWRPLLLVNRDIFLRTLALVAVFFSMSLLGTRLGDAVVAANTLLLNGLMVTAFGLDGFANAIEALTGHAIGARDTASLHRALVVAGGWSLLGSLGFALFFTCFGHLFVDLQTSLPAVRRIAYRALPWLAILPLVGVWSYLLDGLFVGATRAREMRNGMLLSALLFGLLAWACRDWGNNGLWLAFVAFMAMRGASLGFMAWRLRHRGAWIASPATG
- a CDS encoding peptidylprolyl isomerase; this encodes MQIAPRTVASFHYTLTDDAGQVVDSSAGREPLPYMHGQGQIVPGLEKAMEGHQVGDKFNVDVAPAEGYGEHQPELIQAVPRSAFQGVDNIQPGMQFQGQGPQGVFNVTVTKVEDETVHIDGNHPLAGKTLHFAIEVVEVREATEEELSHGHVHGAGGHQH
- a CDS encoding glutathione peroxidase; this encodes MTSVYDFSARDIDGNERPLAEWRGRTLLIVNVASKCGFTPQYEGLEALWREHRDRGVTVLGFPCDQFGHQEPGDEAEIRSFCSTRYDVSFPMFAKIEVNGEVAHPLYKWLKHEGKGILGSEAIKWNFTKFLIGPDGQVRKRYAPTDTPAKIARDLPAS
- a CDS encoding methionine ABC transporter ATP-binding protein — its product is MIRFLDVHKSYHVDGRDVPALAPFSLDIDDGEVFGIIGHSGAGKSTLLRMINLLERPSGGRVLVGDLDMTALDDTALRMQRQRIGMIFQHFNLLDSQTVADNVAFPLKLAGQHDTSTIRARVDELLARVGLSGHADKYPSQLSGGQKQRVGIARALANRPSILLCDEATSALDPQTTGDVLELLAEINRELRLTVVLITHEMDVVRRICDRVAVLDSGHMVELGAVADVFLHPQHPTTRRFVEEALPEESAAEQAPYAQVSGRILRLSFRGEATWTPSLSRVMRETGVDFNILAGRIDRIKHLPYGQLTLALEGANVDAALQALRGAGIEIEEMTR
- the dacB gene encoding D-alanyl-D-alanine carboxypeptidase/D-alanyl-D-alanine-endopeptidase, encoding MATATPWRMDRQPGNWLSMAPLRDTRRMKQTPPTRPGAHLAALVLATFALLLPTGTFAQAPPAPAAHSIAALGGQIDAIIHQARFAGAAWGIKVVSLDSGDTLYSYRPDHLLLPASTAKLYTAALSLDTVGANYRIPTRLLGTGPIRQGTLEGPLVLYGMGDPSLGATDATADWADQLARQLIARGIRRIRGNLIADARYFTGPRLGPGWEASDLQNWYAAPASALTVDENTMTATVHPANRPGWPTRVTLDPADGVGTLRNTMHTGATHSPANINLYRAPNSPTLYAFGSAPAGSPVQHYRLAINDPLRFAGAQLQRALAQHGIKLLGHVRTLRWPQQDTDLLAHAQLLGEVLSPPLIDVLRSGLKRSQNLYLQNLLQIAGVRAQAAATSDPPPTTFMSSTDWGLHALQALLKRIGIAPSEALLEEGTGLSRQDLTTPAALVRLLQYLAAQPYADQLRNALPIAGVDGTLKWRMRDTPAAGNVHAKTGSMTYVDCLAGYVTTAGGEHLAFAIMLNHYHRPDSAPPAGRDIDAIAELLATLQGRS